A genomic region of Lycorma delicatula isolate Av1 chromosome 4, ASM4794821v1, whole genome shotgun sequence contains the following coding sequences:
- the LOC142322864 gene encoding protein POLR1D-like, producing the protein MSAVPEKDDILLQRLAEEELIREARLAAAVVETNGIQAWQKCGIPKTNKRFLNNIVLNTLSSNRTMMKAKGSNRK; encoded by the exons aTGTCTGCTGTACCAGAAAAAGACGACATTTTGCTGCAGAG ACTGGCTGAAGAAGAATTAATAAGGGAGGCAAGGTTGGCTGCAGCTGTAGTTGAGACGAATGGGATTCAAGCATGGCAAAAATGTGGAATTCCAAAAACCAACAAAAGATTCTtgaataatatagttttaaatactttGTCTTCAAACAGAACTATGATGAAAGCTAAAGGAagcaacagaaaataa